Proteins found in one Geomonas subterranea genomic segment:
- a CDS encoding nucleotidyltransferase family protein, whose product MKNSIDITPEQRKSVMSLLQGYIPDTEVWAYGSRVKWTSRPASDLDLVVFAAPGQREPVSALKEAFEESSLPFRVDVMIWDEIPENFRKNILEQYVVLTEKHASAPKE is encoded by the coding sequence ATGAAGAATTCGATCGATATCACCCCGGAACAGCGGAAATCCGTTATGTCTCTGCTGCAAGGCTACATACCGGACACCGAGGTATGGGCCTACGGCTCACGGGTCAAGTGGACTTCCCGTCCCGCGTCGGATCTTGATCTGGTTGTTTTCGCCGCACCGGGGCAACGCGAGCCTGTTTCCGCGCTGAAGGAGGCCTTTGAGGAGAGTTCGTTGCCATTCCGCGTCGACGTGATGATATGGGATGAGATACCGGAGAATTTCCGTAAAAACATTCTGGAACAGTATGTGGTGCTGACCGAAAAGCACGCTTCCGCACCCAAGGAGTAG
- a CDS encoding nucleotidyltransferase substrate binding protein, with amino-acid sequence MIDYDKYKKSLKHLELQFENYSRSGERENLPQLDREALAESVVHRFETCYDCLWKILKRYLTEELGIPDVPNSPKPIFRLGFENKLFPSVERWLGYAQARVDTSHDYSGEKAEECLRLMGDFIGDAVGLYQTMTGETWK; translated from the coding sequence GTGATCGATTATGACAAATACAAGAAATCCCTGAAGCATCTTGAGCTGCAGTTTGAAAACTATAGCAGGTCAGGCGAGCGCGAAAACCTCCCCCAACTGGACAGAGAAGCTCTCGCCGAGTCGGTTGTGCACCGTTTTGAAACCTGCTATGACTGCCTGTGGAAGATTCTGAAGCGCTACCTGACGGAAGAACTGGGCATTCCCGATGTCCCTAACAGCCCCAAGCCGATTTTCCGTCTCGGCTTCGAAAACAAGCTTTTTCCCTCCGTCGAACGGTGGCTGGGATACGCCCAGGCCCGTGTCGACACCTCCCACGACTACAGCGGCGAAAAGGCGGAAGAGTGCCTGAGACTGATGGGCGATTTTATCGGAGATGCCGTTGGGCTTTACCAGACCATGACCGGTGAAACGTGGAAATGA
- a CDS encoding vitamin B12-dependent ribonucleotide reductase, with product MKKTVEKGHIPGLTKNALTVLEKRYLKRDQAGKPLETAADMFRRVATAIAQADAVFDKKADIPALSDKFYTMMTNFEFLPNSPTLMNAGRELGQLSACFVLPVGDSMEEIFESVKNTALIHKSGGGTGFSFSRLRPANDVVMSTTGISSGPLSFMRVFDIATETIKQGGTRRGANMAILRVDHPDIMDFIMCKNDQRQLNNFNISVGITEEFMKAVDADRDYTIFNPRDKKPAGTLNARKVFNRIVKQAWENGEPGIIFLDRLNKDNPTPHIGEIESTNPCGEQPLLPYESCNLGSINLGKMVLHGKVDWDKLREVVRTAVHFLDNVIEVNNYPLQQIDEMTRSNRKIGLGVMGWADMLIMLGIPYGSEESVELGEKVMQFINEEGKIASRELAKTRGAFPNFKGSIYDKPGAAPIRNATVTTIAPTGTISIIANASSGVEPLFAVSFVRQVMDKNILVEVNPLFEKIAKEQGFYTDELMQRIAEHGTVHDISTIPEDVRDVFVTAHDITPEEHITMQAAFQRHTDNAVSKTVNFPREATVEDVEKVYRLAYETNCKGVTIYRDGSRDEQVLSVGKKEEAKVAAAPVHVEDKRNAKRERPKALKGWTYQMQTGCGPLYITINEDNTGLFEVFTTMGKAGGCAASQCEAIGRMVSLAWRSGIQGRQVVKQLLGISCHAPSGFGDNKVLSCADAVAKAIQSHLSLTGVAEVIEAPAFDRGACPECGGVVEHEGGCAVCRVCGYSECA from the coding sequence ATGAAGAAAACAGTCGAAAAGGGTCACATCCCCGGCCTTACCAAGAACGCATTGACGGTGCTGGAGAAGCGCTATTTGAAGAGGGACCAGGCCGGGAAGCCCCTTGAGACTGCCGCCGACATGTTCCGCCGCGTGGCGACCGCGATCGCCCAGGCCGATGCCGTCTTCGACAAGAAGGCCGACATCCCGGCACTCTCCGACAAGTTCTACACCATGATGACCAACTTCGAGTTCCTCCCCAACTCCCCGACCCTGATGAACGCGGGGCGCGAGCTGGGGCAGCTCTCCGCCTGCTTCGTGCTTCCGGTGGGGGACAGCATGGAGGAAATCTTCGAATCCGTCAAGAACACCGCGCTGATCCACAAGTCCGGCGGCGGCACCGGCTTCTCCTTCTCGCGCCTGCGTCCGGCCAACGACGTGGTCATGTCGACCACCGGCATCTCCAGCGGCCCCCTCTCCTTCATGAGGGTGTTCGACATCGCCACGGAAACCATCAAGCAGGGGGGCACCCGCCGCGGCGCCAACATGGCGATCCTGCGTGTCGACCATCCGGACATCATGGACTTCATCATGTGCAAGAACGACCAGCGCCAGCTGAACAACTTCAACATCTCGGTCGGCATCACCGAGGAGTTCATGAAGGCGGTCGACGCGGACCGCGACTACACCATATTCAACCCGCGCGACAAGAAGCCGGCCGGCACGCTGAACGCGCGCAAGGTGTTCAACCGCATCGTGAAGCAGGCCTGGGAGAACGGCGAGCCGGGCATCATCTTCCTGGACCGTCTGAACAAGGACAACCCGACCCCGCACATCGGCGAGATCGAGTCCACCAACCCCTGCGGCGAGCAGCCGCTTCTGCCGTACGAGTCCTGCAACCTGGGCTCCATCAACCTCGGCAAGATGGTGCTGCACGGCAAGGTCGACTGGGACAAGCTGCGTGAAGTCGTGCGCACCGCCGTCCACTTCCTCGACAACGTCATCGAGGTGAACAACTATCCGCTGCAGCAGATCGACGAGATGACCCGCTCCAACAGGAAGATCGGTCTGGGCGTCATGGGGTGGGCGGACATGCTGATCATGCTCGGCATCCCGTACGGCTCGGAGGAATCGGTCGAACTGGGCGAGAAGGTGATGCAGTTCATCAACGAGGAAGGGAAGATCGCCTCGCGCGAACTGGCGAAAACCCGTGGCGCCTTCCCCAACTTCAAGGGCTCCATCTACGACAAGCCCGGCGCCGCGCCGATCAGGAACGCGACCGTCACCACCATCGCGCCGACCGGCACCATCTCCATCATCGCCAACGCCTCCTCCGGCGTCGAGCCCCTCTTCGCCGTCAGCTTCGTGCGCCAGGTGATGGACAAGAACATCCTGGTCGAAGTGAACCCGCTCTTCGAGAAGATCGCCAAGGAGCAGGGCTTCTACACCGATGAGCTGATGCAGAGGATCGCCGAGCACGGTACCGTCCATGACATAAGCACGATCCCCGAGGACGTGCGCGACGTGTTCGTCACCGCGCACGACATCACCCCGGAAGAGCACATCACCATGCAGGCCGCCTTCCAGCGTCACACCGACAACGCCGTCTCGAAGACCGTCAACTTCCCGCGCGAGGCCACCGTCGAGGACGTCGAGAAGGTGTACCGTCTGGCCTACGAGACCAACTGCAAGGGCGTCACCATCTACCGTGACGGTTCCCGTGACGAGCAGGTCCTCTCCGTCGGCAAGAAGGAGGAAGCGAAGGTCGCCGCTGCGCCGGTGCATGTCGAAGACAAGCGCAACGCCAAGCGCGAGCGTCCCAAAGCCCTCAAAGGGTGGACCTACCAGATGCAGACCGGCTGCGGTCCGCTCTACATCACCATCAACGAGGACAACACCGGCCTCTTCGAAGTCTTCACCACCATGGGCAAAGCCGGCGGCTGCGCCGCCTCCCAGTGCGAGGCCATCGGCCGCATGGTGTCGCTCGCCTGGAGAAGCGGCATCCAGGGCCGCCAGGTAGTGAAGCAGCTCCTCGGCATCTCCTGCCACGCGCCGAGCGGTTTCGGCGACAACAAGGTCCTTTCCTGCGCCGACGCGGTGGCAAAAGCCATCCAGTCGCACCTTTCGCTGACCGGCGTGGCCGAAGTCATCGAAGCCCCCGCCTTCGATCGTGGCGCCTGCCCCGAGTGTGGTGGCGTGGTGGAGCACGAAGGTGGCTGCGCCGTCTGCCGCGTCTGCGGCTACTCCGAGTGTGCGTAA